The following are encoded in a window of Mustela nigripes isolate SB6536 chromosome 1, MUSNIG.SB6536, whole genome shotgun sequence genomic DNA:
- the INTS5 gene encoding integrator complex subunit 5, with translation MSALCDPPGAPGPPGPAPATHGPAPLSAQELSQEIKAFLTGVDPILGHQLSAREHARCGLLLLRSLPPARAAVLDHLRGVFDESVRAHLATLDESPVAGPPHLRPPPPSHVPAGGPGLEDVVQEVQQVLSEFIRANPKAWAPVISAWSIDLMGQLSSTYSGQHQRVPHATGSLNELLQLWMGCRATRTLMDIYVQCLSALIGSCPDACVDALLDTSVQHSPHFDWVVAHIGSSFPGTIISRVLSCGLKDFCVHSGAGGGAGGSGGSSSQTPSIDPFPGSPAIPGEKRVPKIASVVGILGHLASRHGDSIRRELLRMFHDSLAGGSGGRSGDPSLQATVPFLLQLAVMSPALLGTVSGELVDCLKPPAVLSQLQQHLQGFPREELDNMLNLAVHLVSQASGAGAYRLLQFLVDTAMPASVITTQGLAVPDTVREACDRLIQLLLLHLQKLVHHRGGSPGEGVLGPPPPPRPVPFLDALRNHVGELCGETLRLERKRFLWQHQLLGLLSVYTRPSCGPEALGHLLSRARSPEELSLATQLYAGLVVSLSGLLPLAFRSCLARVHAGTLQPPFTARFLRNLALLVGWEQQGGEGPAALGARFGESASAHLSDLAPLLLHPEEEVAEAAASLLAICPFPQEALSPSQLLGLVRAGVHRFFASLRLHGPPGVASASQLLTRLSQTSPAGLKAVLQLLVEGALHRGNAELFGGEVDRDNETLSVVSAPLASASLLDTNRRHTAAVPGPGGIWSVFHAGVIGRGLKPPKFVQSRNQQEVSYNTQSLLSLLVHCCSAPGGTECGGCWGAPTLSPEAAKAVAVTLVESVCPDAAGAELAWPPEEHARATVERDLRIGRRFREQPLLFELLKLVAAAPPALCYCSVLLRGLLAALLGHWEASRHPDTAHSPWHLEASCTLVAVMAEGSLLPPALGNMHEVFSQLAPFEVRLLLLSVWGFLREHGPLPQKFIFQSERGRFIRDFSREGGGEGGPHLAVLHSVLHRNIDRLGLFSGRFQAPSPSTLLRQGT, from the exons ATGTCCGCGTTGTGCGACCCTCCCGGGGCCCCAGGGCCTCCCGGGCCTGCCCCGGCCACCCACGGTCCCGCGCCGCTCAG TGCTCAAGAGCTGTCCCAGGAAATCAAGGCTTTTCTGACTGGCGTGGACCCTATTCTGGGCCACCAACTCTCGGCCCGGGAACATGCTCGCTGTGGTCTTCTCCTGCTACGCTCTTTGCCACCTGCTCGGGCTGCTGTGCTTGACCACTTGCGAGGAGTCTTTGATGAGAGTGTCCGGGCCCACCTGGCTACCCTGGACGAAAGCCCTGTGGCTGGCCCCCCTCACCTCCgtccacccccaccctcccatgTCCCAGCTGGGGGACCTGGTCTAGAAGATGTGGTGCAGGAAGTACAACAGGTGCTGTCTGAGTTTATCCGGGCCAACCCGAAGGCCTGGGCACCTGTGATTAGTGCATGGTCCATTGACCTCATGGGGCAGCTGAGCAGCACATACTCAGGCCAGCACCAGCGTGTGCCCCATGCCACTGGCTCTCTCAACGAATTGCTGCAGCTGTGGATGGGCTGTCGGGCCACCCGCACATTAATGGACATCTATGTTCAGTGTCTCTCAGCTCTCATTGGTAGTTGCCCAGATGCCTGCGTGGATGCCTTGCTGGATACCTCTGTCCAGCATTCCCCACACTTCGACTGGGTTGTGGCCCATATTGGCTCCTCTTTTCCTGGCACTATCATCTCCCGAGTTCTCTCCTGTGGCCTTAAGGATTTCTGTGTTCACAGTGGGGCTGGAGGTGGAGCTGGTGGCAGTGGTGGAAGCTCTTCTCAGACCCCCTCTATAGACCCGTTCCCTGGATCTCCTGCTATCCCTGGGGAGAAACGGGTGCCCAAGATTGCCTCAGTTGTAGGCATCCTAGGGCACCTGGCCTCCCGCCACGGAGACAGCATCCGCCGGGAGCTTCTTCGAATGTTCCATGATAGCCTGGCAGGGGGCTCTGGGGGCCGGAGTGGTGACCCGTCCCTTCAGGCCACAGTTCCTTTCCTACTGCAGCTGGCGGTCATGTCACCAGCTTTGCTGGGCACCGTCTCTGGAGAGCTGGTGGACTGCCTTAAGCCCCCAGCTGTACTGAGTCAGCTGCAGCAACACCTGCAGGGATTCCCCCGAGAGGAGCTGGACAACATGCTGAATCTGGCTGTGCACCTGGTGAGCCAGGCCTCGGGGGCAGGTGCCTACCGCCTCTTGCAGTTTCTGGTGGACACAGCTATGCCTGCCTCAGTCATTACTACCCAGGGCCTGGCTGTGCCGGACACTGTACGTGAGGCCTGTGACCGGCTGatccagctgctgctgctgcaccTGCAAAAACTGGTTCATCACCGGGGAGGGTCTCCTGGGGAAGGGGTGCTgggcccgcccccacccccccgccctgTGCCCTTTCTAGATGCGCTAAGGAACCACGTTGGAGAGCTGTGTGGAGAGACGTTAAGATTGGAGCGGAAGCGCTTTCTCTGGCAACACCAGCTCCTGGGCCTGCTCTCTGTCTATACTCGGCCTAGCTGTGGACCTGAGGCCTTGGGCCATCTCCTGAGCCGGGCCCGAAGCCCTGAAGAGTTGAGTCTGGCCACCCAATTATATGCAGGGCTGGTGGTCAGTCTCTctggcctcctgcctctggcTTTCCGAAGCTGCCTGGCTCGGGTACATGCAGGGACTCTGCAGCCTCCCTTCACTGCCCGGTTCCTGCGTAACTTGGCACTGCTAGTGGGGTGGGAACAGCAGGGTGGTGAGGGCCCTGCAGCCCTCGGGGCCCGGTTTGGGGAGTCTGCATCAGCCCATTTGTCTGACCTGGCTCCTCTCCTGCTACATCCTGAGGAGGAAGTAGCTGAAGCTGCTGCCTCCTTGCTGGCCATTTGTCCCTTTCCTCAAGAAGCCCTGTCCCCGTCCCAACTCCTGGGGCTGGTGAGAGCTGGAGTACATCGCTTTTTTGCCTCTCTGAGGCTGCATGGCCCCCCAGGTGTGGCATCGGCCTCTCAGCTTCTTACTCGCCTCTCTCAGACCTCCCCAGCTGGGCTCAAGGCTGTCTTGCAGCTGCTAGTTGAGGGAGCCTTACATCGGGGCAACGCAGAACTGTTTGGAGGGGAAGTGGATAGGGACAACGAGACTCTTTCGGTTGTCTCCGCTCCTTTGGCCTCTGCCTCCCTGTTGGACACAAACCGGCGGCACACTGCAGCTGTGCCAGGGCCTGGAGGGATTTGGTCAGTTTTCCATGCTGGAGTCATAGGTCGTGGCCTAAAGCCACCGAAGTTTGTCCAGTCGCGCAATCAGCAGGAAGTGAGCTATAACACCCAGAGCCTGCTCAGCCTCCTGGTGCACTGCTGTAGTGCACCTGGGGGTACTGAatgtgggggctgctggggggctCCCACCCTGAGCCCGGAGGCAGCCAAAGCAGTGGCAGTGACCTTGGTGGAGAGCGTGTGTCCTGATGCAGCTGGTGCTGAGCTGGCCTGGCCCCCTGAGGAGCATGCCAGGGCCACAGTGGAGCGGGATCTCCGCATTGGCCGTCGCTTCCGGGAACAGCCCCTGCTCTTTGAGCTGTTGAAGCTGGTAGCCGCTGCTCCCCCAGCCCTCTGCTACTGCTCCGTGCTCCTGCGGGGGCTACTAGCCGCCCTTCTGGGTCATTGGGAAGCCTCTCGCCACCCTGATACAGCTCACTCTCCCTGGCACCTGGAAGCATCCTGCACCCTGGTAGCTGTCATGGCAGAGGGAAGCCTCCTGCCACCAGCCCTGGGTAATATGCACGAGGTATTTAGCCAGCTGGCACCTTTTGAAGTGCGTCTGCTGCTGCTCAGTGTCTGGGGCTTTCTCCGGGAGCATGGACCATTGCCCCAGAAGTTCATCTTCCAGTCAGAGCGTGGCCGCTTCATCCGGGACTTCTCCAGGGAGGGTGGCGGTGAGGGTGGACCTCATCTTGCTGTGCTGCACAGTGTCCTCCACCGCAACATTGACCGCCTGGGCCTTTTCTCTGGCCGTTTTCAGGCACCTTCGCCGTCCACTCTCCTTCGGCAGGGGACATAG